A segment of the Siphonobacter curvatus genome:
CTGGAATTTGCAGGAAAAGTCGCAGGCGGAACTGGAAAAACTGGTCCGGTTGCTCAAAGAAAATCCTTCCGTATCCGTCGAAATCTCGGGCCATACGGATGATGTAGGCGAAGACAAAAACAATTTAGAGCTCTCCCTCAAGCGAGCCCGCTCCGTGATGGAATATCTCGCCGCTCATGGGATTGCGGCGACCCGGGTTAAGGCCGTTGGGCTGGGAGAGACCCGACCCGTGGTACCCAATACCAGCGAGGAAAATCGGGCTCAGAACCGTCGGATTGAGGTAAAGATTCTGTAGGAAATGCCTAGGGCGGAAAGATTGTTGGAAGCAGGAAAACCTTTTTTTACGGAAAATATGTTACCCTTGCGAGCCCAATACTGAAAACCGACAACCTTGATTTTCAGCAAGTCTTAAAAAAATCTTGCCTTTCCGGCTCGAATTGGCAATTTTTGTGAAAGCAACCGAGTTGCAACTAAGGTATTACTCCCATCATTTTATGTCAGCTGAACATATTCATTGCTTAATCATTGGTTCAGGCCCTGCTGGTTACACAGCCGCTATTTACGCTTCACGGGCAGGTCTTCAGCCAGTTTTATATACAGGTGCTCAACCGGGTGGTCAATTAACGACGACAACCGAAGTGGATAACTTTCCGGGCTATCCCGAAGGCGTAACCGGACCCGAAATGATGCAGGACCTGGAAAAACAGGCTCGTCGTTTTGGAACGGAAATTCGCTATGGTTTAGCCACGAAGGTAGATTTCTCGGATACTGCCAGTAAAAAAGTCTGGATAGACGATACGCACGAAATCTGTGCCGATGCTGTCATTATTTCCACGGGAGCTTCGGCCAAATGGCTAGGTCTGCCGGGTGAAGACATCTACAATGGTCGCGGGGTATCGGCCTGTGCCGTATGTGATGGCTTCTTCTATCGGGGTCAGGATGTTGTGGTTGTAGGTGGTGGCGATACCGCTGTGGAAGAGGCAAGCTATCTGGCTAAATTGTGCAAGAAAGTGTATCTGTTGGTTCGCCGGGATGAGTTACGGGCCTCGCAAATCATGCAGAACCGGGTAAAGACTATTGCTAACATCGAAATTCTCTGGAATACCGAAACCGAAGAATTGTTAGGTGACGAAACGGGTCTTACCGGTGCCCGTGTGAAAAACATTGTAACGGGTGAAGTGCAGGATTTATGCGTGACGGGCTTCTTCGTAGCCATTGGTCATAAACCCAATACTGATATTTTTAAAGATTTCATCGATATGGATACTACGGGTTACATCAAAACCGTTCCCGGTAGTAGCCGTACCAATGTAGCGGGTGTATTTGCCTGTGGCGATGCCCAGGACAATGTGTACCGCCAGGCCATTACTGCCGCTGGTACGGGCTGTATGGCCGCTCTGGACGCTGAACGCTGGCTGGCTGAAGTTGAAACGGCCGTAGCGGTAGGCTCAGCAGTCCTTTAAAACTAATCTTACGTAACTCCAGCTGCCCTTGGGTAGCATCAGCGGGGCTTTCGGAGCCAAGAACTCTCCTGAAAAGCTCCGCTTCTTTTTGGAGATCGACATACGAAGCCGTCAGAGACGCCCTGATGGCTTCCCTTTAGGCGTACCTAAACACATGATGAAACTAGTAACCGCTCTTTTCTTTTGTGGCATTTGTGTTTTTGCATCGACAGAAAGCTTTGCCCAACGAGAAAAAGGACTGTTTAAAAAAGCTCCCAGCATCAAGCCCAAGACGGATAGCAAGAAAACCGGTAACGAGTTTGAGCTTCCGCAGCAAACCACATCGAACTTACGTTTTTCGGAACAACTCGAACCTAAAAAGCCCGTTAATCCGGTGGTCAGCAACATGGACACCACACGGATCGACGATAAGACCGAGAAAATTCCTACGGAAACGGAAGATCAGGTTTACGACGATTCTGCGGGCGTATGGGTGACTACCCACCGCTACTTCTCCATCTGGGATCCCAACACGATTGATCCCTACAATATCAACCCACTTGATTTCGACGAGCCCGTTGAGCTTCAGTTGTATGACGATGCCAAAGGGCAATTCTGGGCAGCACCGCTGACGAAAGGGATTCTGACTTCGCAGTTTGGTCGTCGCTGGGGACGCTGGCACACCGGAGCCGACCTGGATCTGGATACGGGTGATGATGTATTTGCCGCTTTTGATGGCCAGGTACGGGTCGTTAGTTTCGACGGCGGTGGTTACGGTCGCTACGTAGTTATTCGGCATTATAACGGTTTAGAAACGTTATATGGTCATTTATCTTCCCAGTTAGTACAATCAGGCCAATTTGTAAAAGCGGGTGAAAAGATTGGACTAGGGGGCAGCACAGGCCGGAGTACCGGACCGCACCTCCACTATGAATTACGATACGAAGGGAATCCTTTTAACCCCTTAGAGGTTTATAAATTTCCGGAAAACGTAATTAAGTCCGACCGGTACCTGCTGACTTCTAAAGCGTGGGATTATCTGCGAGGCGGTGGAAATCGGGTTCAGTACGAGTACAACACCGGTGAGAAATCCAAACAGCACCGTCAGATTCGCTGGTACCGCGTACGTAAAGGCGATACGCTGTATGACATTGCTCACCGTTCAGGCGTTTCCGTATCCCAGTTGAAACGACTGAATGGATTACGGAATAGCAACCTGAGCATTGGTAAGAAATTACGGGTTAAGTAAGCCCATTGGTTTTCGCCAGCAACCGCAGGCACGCGTGCCTGCGGTTTTTTAGTATTTCCCCCTTCCGGATAGTTGAATTTATGAATTATGGTAGCATTCGCGGCTCCGGGGCCGCCTGTTGAGAGGTTCAGATGTTTTTTCAAAATACAATCAAAAGCGTTCTTTTTTTCTTGTGTTGGACTGCTGCATTGACGGTTTCCGCCCAGGAAAAGGGAGTTTTCAAAAAAACTCCATCCATTAAAGCTAAAGTTAACCCTTCCGTTTCCAGCCTTCCCGCCCGAATGGAACCCGTTCCCCTGCTTCATTCGCAACAACCCTTTGAACCTCAGAAAGTACTAAACCCGCTGGTTAGGAGTGCAGTGGATACCATGGTGGCTGCTCAATTACAGAATGATCAGTTAGTGGTGGAGACGATTCAGGAAATTCGGCCGCATGATTCGGAAAGCTGGGCGAAGGTCAGTGAGCGGTATCGCGTGTGGGATGAACACCACGTCAATCCGTACGGGTACGATATTCGGAACTTTGATGCTGCTATTTCCATTCAGTTGTATGACTCCACTCGTCAGCAGTATTGGTCAGCTCCCATGGAAACGGGTCGACCCACATCGGCCTTCGGTTGGAGACGAATTCGCTGGCATAAGGGCATTGACCTGAACCTGCAAACCGGGGACCCCGTAAAAACGGCCTTCGACGGCCAGGTACGGGTAGTAAGTTACGATAGTAGGGGATTTGGTCGCTATGTAGTAGTACGGCATTATAACGGTTTAGAGACCGTGTATGGCCATTTATCCAAGCAGCTGGTTCAGCCCAAACAACTCGTAAAGGCAGGAGAGATTGTTGGTTTAGGAGGCAATACCGGGCGGAGTACAGGTTCCCATTTGCACTTTGAGCTACGGTACGAAGGCCATCCGTTTAATCCGCTGGAAATCTTTGCGTTTCCAGAAAACATCATTCGCTTCAATCAGTATATTCTGACGCCCCGGGTATTTGCATACGTCACGGGTCGTAAGTTTGATGAAGTGCAGGCGGAAGGCGATAACGAAGAGGAAGAAGTAGAATATCGGGAAACGGATTGGTATACCGTGCGAAAGGGGGATACACTGGACGAAATCTCC
Coding sequences within it:
- a CDS encoding peptidoglycan DD-metalloendopeptidase family protein, with translation MEPVPLLHSQQPFEPQKVLNPLVRSAVDTMVAAQLQNDQLVVETIQEIRPHDSESWAKVSERYRVWDEHHVNPYGYDIRNFDAAISIQLYDSTRQQYWSAPMETGRPTSAFGWRRIRWHKGIDLNLQTGDPVKTAFDGQVRVVSYDSRGFGRYVVVRHYNGLETVYGHLSKQLVQPKQLVKAGEIVGLGGNTGRSTGSHLHFELRYEGHPFNPLEIFAFPENIIRFNQYILTPRVFAYVTGRKFDEVQAEGDNEEEEVEYRETDWYTVRKGDTLDEISRRSGITIARIKELNGLRTTRLQIGQKLRIR
- the trxB gene encoding thioredoxin-disulfide reductase; translated protein: MSAEHIHCLIIGSGPAGYTAAIYASRAGLQPVLYTGAQPGGQLTTTTEVDNFPGYPEGVTGPEMMQDLEKQARRFGTEIRYGLATKVDFSDTASKKVWIDDTHEICADAVIISTGASAKWLGLPGEDIYNGRGVSACAVCDGFFYRGQDVVVVGGGDTAVEEASYLAKLCKKVYLLVRRDELRASQIMQNRVKTIANIEILWNTETEELLGDETGLTGARVKNIVTGEVQDLCVTGFFVAIGHKPNTDIFKDFIDMDTTGYIKTVPGSSRTNVAGVFACGDAQDNVYRQAITAAGTGCMAALDAERWLAEVETAVAVGSAVL
- a CDS encoding peptidoglycan DD-metalloendopeptidase family protein; protein product: MMKLVTALFFCGICVFASTESFAQREKGLFKKAPSIKPKTDSKKTGNEFELPQQTTSNLRFSEQLEPKKPVNPVVSNMDTTRIDDKTEKIPTETEDQVYDDSAGVWVTTHRYFSIWDPNTIDPYNINPLDFDEPVELQLYDDAKGQFWAAPLTKGILTSQFGRRWGRWHTGADLDLDTGDDVFAAFDGQVRVVSFDGGGYGRYVVIRHYNGLETLYGHLSSQLVQSGQFVKAGEKIGLGGSTGRSTGPHLHYELRYEGNPFNPLEVYKFPENVIKSDRYLLTSKAWDYLRGGGNRVQYEYNTGEKSKQHRQIRWYRVRKGDTLYDIAHRSGVSVSQLKRLNGLRNSNLSIGKKLRVK